A single Denticeps clupeoides chromosome 7, fDenClu1.1, whole genome shotgun sequence DNA region contains:
- the zfc3h1 gene encoding zinc finger C3H1 domain-containing protein isoform X1, with translation MALTSICRSPREESELEDGEICDDETEEKQHQQPPPPLTQQDTRPGIPNPARGKRKPPGPPRTRPQAAGFRVLMPFPNRGPHLHGPFPPGHRPQIGPSGPDRTPPGQDCEPSPRSSFWERSHVTLGRLRGRGSWGRGGGGGREVGRPPGSRYPFGENHPVRKDSPQRKQKAFGRNPGRKLQYGTAAKPENGVDESFEDLLVKYKQIQLELECIRKEEKMALKPKDDSLEKDAASGSAAFPVPAAEVDYAGKEAAGELQPWPEKQEKKAFQAFSIKPLRRKLLTPAERDAVNTDMVLLPATKEGETRPAEAALEDEESESDLNISAVSEKDLAEAPVKGEKDEDDELSELQLRLLALQSASRKWQQKEQQVMKESKEKITRAKSSSSPPERSRMVTRSAAEKTRSAMLAPRPQEKGKAGAEKNKAGVKPHRGKKTISPAGSVAKQAWRKQQLRTWKLEQDREQEELRLHQEEEDEERRRREDEIRKIRDLSNQDEQYKRFMKLVGAKHHTRSKSSETESRKSLSKQGLDISGSLYQYDNYDEVAMDTDSETCSPVLSPLPDPFSPEASAYLMHLSSHLVCLSPQKLDLGQQQLDQLGILATVPAPPLPPLPPPDEAEQPPKPPFANEEEEEEMLLREELLKSLANRRAVKPEESSRNSAPSSPPMKPAPQSVPRSNLAAVSLNTVIPQPRHGSSKFTRGHPVLRPPLVLPRHKSVVVQLNNSDSDSEADSSGSPTTADCFFGGLESMIKEARRTAEAAKPKASVSEKENNPMRVLEVKKLDHRLPRDELISRDKMRLSRLDAVRGVASPAGSDTEDVVGRTSELQLAEAEDKLNKHRTQLQKDDGLLKHLIQQELKKKESLKAAEAKVARLKEQLLTSEKIVSANRVLLKKLQEQMHRVQHRVTLKRHQAVKLERDLAQAKASVQSGPLKRKTTTSHFSVSKLQRLDVPPSTASGRHFAELIAQKQRLQQLESEYALKIQKLKEAQALRQQAEQRTAVPPPPTSAFPLPQPSLHDLTQDKLVLATEDTDADEEEQAAAAAPSASVAPAAAAPGPRRRSFRESGAFTKPKLQHPEAAVTSTPSKDGQKPETSPGASSLPELYLGLSVEELRMRYMQSPSMEQLLQDQLEALQGARRQRGTSGKMQVIQVDVDPMAASTSLGEMKPAPFGTYHSPLLVFKSYRFSPYFRTKEKLSLSSVSYSNIIEPRKCFCRFDLTGTCNDDECQWQHMRNCTFTGSQLFQDILSYNLSLIGCSESSTTEKISFATEKYIKKLFGANKDRMGTDQKAVLLVSKVNESKSHVPPFTTFKEKRVWRPEPQRPRPTDDESDSETEVLEEASQVHSESHSKTSWSDLDICVTQDDKRYFDSETDDISNLETSVLESPKDVQLWIKLAFKYLNQKDISATDCLDATLNTLSRALEDNRDNTEVWCHYLKLFSRRGSSEEVQEMCEMAVEYAPDYNVWWTFLNIERSFDGKDGVCGRLLQYLLDTTADDVELRSFHLLESLLYRAQLSLFTGKQQNALSIMQNALRSSDSKTIGDHLRPGDRALAWLCYIHMVEFSHLPPDLYDPADSKPGRVVCTDPVQLPWCSERGLRTPADQLIALFKDAIEHCTEEPASESNRVLPSLQLHTNLICLYRLLGRREEAAIYCESLLSLLPGCCPLLEILAELHLHAGHADRAIQVWQRALREDPCNAEIFYNMCKLLCAQECTGTIRPLFQEFMLSLVETDQTDLDPVDVLRHILGFSTQHDLRAPRVKEPLEEQVPHLSLIHCLWQVLHGGVPEAAAAFERALGSVLDLGAVRKLWLDYLLFTSSRVMGPQPAARDLRSFGDLVKRCLVSVPTRLTVPYSSARYWSCFTFHNQVVSFYLSCLPESQHSLVLERLRNSMLSNTELAIRLMQRERWDGNIEHLRLQARMLCGSQPSCLAGWKIAIAVEREQKGRSEVRRLYQKALQKLPLCASLWKDHLLFEATAGGKTDSLKKLVDKSQELGVSLSEPLSLGSSRAEGLEQ, from the exons ATGGCGTTGACTTCAATCTGTCGGTCGCCGAGAGAGGAGAGCGAGCTGGAAGACGGGGAAATTTGCGACGACGAGACCGAGGAAAAACAGCAccagcagccgccgccgccgctaaCACAGCAGGACACGAGGCCCGGCATTCCGAACCCCGCCAGGGGTAAACGTAAACCGCCGGGACCGCCGCGGACAAGACCCCAGGCGGCCGGGTTCCGGGTCCTGATGCCCTTTCCGAATCGCGGACCGCACCTCCACGGCCCGTTCCCTCCCGGCCACAGACCTCAGATCGGACCCAGCGGCCCCGACCGAACGCCCCCGGGCCAGGACTGCGAGCCCAGCCCGAGATCCAGCTTCTGGGAGCGCAGCCACGTTACCCTGGGCCGCCTGCGGGGTCGAGGGAGCTGGGGCAGAGGTGGCGGGGGAGGCCGGGAGGTCGGCAGGCCGCCTGGAAGCCGCTACCCTTTCGGGGAAAACCACCCTGTCAGGAAGGACTCTCCTCAGAGAAAAC AAAAGGCCTTTGGCAGGAACCCAGGGAGGAAGCTGCAGTATGGTACCGCTGCCAAGCCTGAGAATGGTGTTGACGAGAGCTTTGAGGATCTGCTCGTGAAGTACAAGCAGATCCAGCTGGAGCTGGAATGTATTCGCAAGGAGGAGAAGATGGCCCTCAAGCCCAAGGACGACTCTCTGGAGAAAGACGCGGCGTCGGGCAGCGCGGCTTTCCCGGTGCCTGCGGCTGAGGTGGATTATGCGGGTAAGGAGGCAGCCGGCGAGTTGCAGCCTTGGCCTGAGAAGCAGGAGAAGAAAGCCTTTCAAGCCTTTAGCATCAAGCCATTGAGGAGAAAGCTCCTGACGCCAGCAGAGAGGGATGCCGTCAACACCGACATGGTCCTTCTTCCTGCGACCAAAGAAGGTGAAACCAGGCCAGCTGAAGCAGCTCTAG AAGATGAAGAGTCGGAGTCTGACCTCAACATATCTGCAGTGTCTGAGAAAGACCTGGCGGAGGCTCCTGTGAAG ggggagaagGACGAGGACGATGAGCTGTCGGAGCTGCAGCTGAGGCTGCTCGCCCTGCAGTCAGCAAGCAGGAAGTGGCAGCAGAAGGAGCAGCAGGTGATGAAGGAGAGTAAAGAAAAGATCACCAGGGCcaagagcagcagcagcccgcCCGAGAGGTCAAGGATGGTCACGCGTTCAGCCGCCGAGAAGACCAGAAGCGCCATGCTGGCCCCCCGACCCCAAGAGAAAGGAAAGGCTGGTGCTGAAAAGAACAAAGCTGGGGTCAAGCCCCACCGGGGGAAAAAGACCATCAGCCCAG CAGGCTCTGTGGCGAAGCAGGCGTGGCGCAAGCAGCAGCTGCGTACGTGGAAGCTGGAGCAGGACAGGGAGCAAGAGGAGCTCCGGCTCCaccaggaggaagaggatgaggagcGCAGAAGACGGGAGGACGAGATCCGGAAGATCCGTGATTTGTCAAATCAGGACGAGCAGTACAAGCGCTTCATGAAGCTGGTGGGGGCCAAGCACCACACCCGCAGCAAG TCTTCAGAGACTGAAAGCAGGAAGTCACTGAGCAAGCAGGGTCTGGACATCTCAGGGAGCCTTTACCAATATGACAATTATGACGAAGTTGCCATGGACACAGACAGTGAAACCTGTTCGCCTG TCTTGTCCCCCCTGCCCGACCCCTTCTCTCCTGAGGCCTCGGCGTATCTCATGCATCTGTCATCTCATCTTGTGTGCTTGTCTCCTCAGAAACTG GACTTGGGCCAGCAGCAGCTGGACCAGCTCGGCATCCTCGCTACAGTCCCCGCCCCACCTCTACCGCCACTGCCTCCTCCGGACGAGGCCGAGCAGCCGCCCAAGCCACCGTttgctaatgaggaggaagaggaggagatgcTGCTCAGAGAGGAGCTGCTCAAGTCCTTAGCCAACAGACGAGCGGTGAAACCGGAG GAATCCTCCCGGAACAGCGCCCCTTCCTCTCCACCGATGAAACCCGCCCCCCAGTCTGTGCCCAGGAGTAACCTGGCTGCCGTCAGCCTCAACACGGTCATCCCCCAACCTCGACACGGCAGCAGCAAGTTCACGCGAGGGCACCCCGTCCTGAGACCCCCGCTCGTG TTGCCGCGACACAAATCAGTTGTAGTGCAACTGAATAACTCTGACAGCGACTCTGAGGCCGATTCCTCCGGCTCTCCAACCACAGCTGACTGTTTTTTCGGGGGTCTGGAGTCCATGATAAAGGAGGCGAGGAGAACGGCAGAG GCTGCTAAACCTAAAGCATCTGTATCAGAGAAGGAGAATAACCCCATGCGGGTTCTGGAGGTGAAGAAGTTGGACCATCGCTTACCCAGAGATGAATTAATTAG TCGTGACAAGATGAGGCTTTCAAGGTTAGATGCTGTTCGTGGAGTGGCGTCACCAGCTGGTTCCGACACAGAAGATGTGGTCGGGCGAACCTCAGAACTGCAGCTGGCTGAGGCTGAGGACAAGCTCAACAAACACAG GACCCAGTTGCAGAAGGACGACGGGCTCCTGAAGCATCTCATCCAGCAGGAGCTGAAGAAGAAAGAGTCTCTTAAAGCAGCTGAGGCAAAGGTGGCCAGGCTCAAAGAGCAGTTGCTTACCTCCGAGAAGATTGTCAGCGCCAACAGGGTTCTCCTGAAgaagctgcaggagcag ATGCATCGTGTGCAGCACAGAGTGACCCTGAAGAGACACCAGGCTGTGAAGTTGGAGAGGGACCTCGCCCAGGCCAAGGCCTCTGTGCAGAGTGGACCCCTGAAGCGCAAAACCACCACCTCGCATTTTTCT GTGAGTAAACTGCAGCGTTTGGACGTCCCTCCGTCCACCGCTTCAGGAAGACACTTCGCCGAGCTCATTGCCCAGAAGCAGcggctgcagcagctggagtcGGAGTACGCGCTCAAGATCCAGAAGCTGAAGGAGGCACAAGCCCTCCGTCAGCAAGCAGAGCAGCGGACCGCCGTCCCTCCGCCCCCCACCTCTGCCTTCCCCCTGCCCCAGCCCTCCCTGCACGACCTCACGCAGGACAAACTCGTCCTGGCCACCGAGGACACTGATGCTGACGAAGAGGAGCAggcggccgccgccgctcccTCTGCGTCTGTTGCCCCAGCAGCTGCCGCCCCTGGACCCCGGCGGCGCTCCTTCCGCGAGTCTGGCGCCTTCACAAAGCCAAAACTGCAGCACCCCGAGGCCGCAGTCACCTCCACCCCGTCCAAAGATGGACAGAAGCCAGAGACGTCTCCTGGTGCCTCCTCCCTGCCGGAGCTCTACCTGGGTCTCAGCGTGGAGGAGCTGCGGATGCGCTACATGCAGTCGCCCAGCATGGAACAGCTGCTCCAGGACCAACTCGAGGCTCTGCAGGGTGcaaggagacagagagggacaTCGGGAAAG ATGCAGGTCATCCAGGTCGATGTGGATCCCATGGCGGCTTCCACAAGTTTGGGGGAAATGAAACCTGCCCCGTTTGGGACGTATCACAGCCCCCTTTTGGTCTTCAAATCTTATAG attTAGCCCATATTTCCGCACAAAGGAGAAACTGTCTCTTAGTTCAGTATCCTACAGCAATATCATTGAGCCGAGAAAGTGTTTCTGCCGTTTTGACCTAACGGGCACATGCAATGATGATGAATGCCAGTG GCAGCACATGAGGAACTGCACTTTCACTGGAAGCCAGTTGTTCCAGGATATCCTTTCTTACAAtctctctctgattggctgttcagagagcagcaccACCGAGAAGATCAGCTTTGCTACAG aaaAGTATATTAAAAAGCTGTTTGGAGCTAATAAGGACCGCATGGGAACTGACCAGAAAGCTGTGCTTCTGGTGAGCAAAGTGAACGAGAGCAAAAGCCATG TACCTCCTTTCACCACTTTCAAGGAGAAGAGGGTCTGGAGGCCAGAGCCTCAGAGGCCACGCCCTACAGATGATGAGTCTGACAGTGAGACTGAGGTTCTGGAGGAGGCCAGTCAAGTCCATTCTG agaGTCATTCTAAGACATCCTGGTCCGACCTTGACATCTGTGTCACCCAGGATGACAAGAGGTACTTTGACAGTGAGACAGACGACATATCAAACCTTGAAACAAGTGTTCTGGAGAGCCCAAAAGACGTCCAGCTCTGGATAAAATTGGCCTTCAAATACCTCAACCAGAAAGATAT CTCTGCCACAGACTGTCTGGATGCAACATTAAATACTCTGTCTCGAGCTCTGGAGGACAACCGTGACAACACAGAGGTGTGGTGCCACTATCTCAAGCTGTTCTCCCGCCGGGGTTCCAGCGAGGAGGTTCAGGAGATGTGTGAGATGGCAGTGGAGTATGCACCTGACTACAATGTCTGGTGGACT TTTCTGAACATCGAGAGGTCCTTCGATGGGAAGGATGGTGTGTGTGGACGTTTGCTGCAGTACCTGCTAGACACTACAGCTGATGACGTTGAGCTGAGATCCTTCCATCTGCTGGAGTCTCTGCTTTACCGCGCACAGCTCAGTCTTTTCACTGGCAAGCAGCAGAATGCCCTTTCCATTATGCAG AATGCCTTGCGGTCTAGTGACAGTAAGACCATAGGTGACCACTTAAGACCAGGTGACCGGGCACTGGCCTGGCTGTGCTACATTCACATGGTGGAGTTTTCCCACCTACCCCCGGATCTGTATGACCCAGCTGACTCCAAACCGGGCAGGGTGGTCTGCACTGACCCAGTCCAACTGCCCTGGTGCTCAGAGCGGGGATTACGCACTCCAGCAGACCAACTCATCGCACTGTTTAAAG atgcCATTGAGCATTGTACAGAAGAACCTGCCTCTGAAAGCAACAGGGTTCTTCCCTCTCTGCAACTCCACACAAACCTCATCTGCCTCTACAGGCTGCTGGGCAG ACGTGAAGAAGCGGCCATATACTGTGAGTCTCTGCTGtctctgctccctgggtgctgccctctgctggagaTACTTGCGGAACTGCACCTTCATGCTGGCCACGCAGATCGGGCCATCCAGGTGTGGCAGAGGGCGCTGAGGGAGGACCCCTGCAATGCTGAGATCTTCTACAACATGTGCAAGCTCCTCTGTGCTcag GAGTGCACCGGCACAATCAGGCCCTTGTTTCAGGAATTCATGCTGTCGCTGGTAGAGACGGACCAGACGGACCTGGACCCGGTGGATGTCCTGCG CCACATCCTGGGCTTCTCTACGCAGCACGACCTCCGAGCGCCCCGCGTCAAGGAGCCGCTGGAGGAGCAGGTGCCACATCTCAGCCTGATCCACTG TCTGTGGCAGGTGTTGCACGGTGGCGTTCCGGAGGCGGCGGCTGCCTTCGAAAGGGCCTTGGGCAGCGTTCTGGACCTGGGCGCGGTGCGAAAGCTCTGGCTGGA TTATCTCCTCTTTACCAGCAGCAGGGTTATGGGGCCACAGCCGGCAGCTCGGGACCTTCGCTCGTTCGGCGACTTGGTGAAACGCTGCCTGGTCTCCGTGCCAACCAGGCTTACGGTCCCGTACAGCTCAGCGCGCTATTGGAGCTGCTTCACCTTCCACAACCAG GTGGTGTCTTTCTATCTGAGTTGTTTGCCTGAATCCCAGCACTCACTGGTCCTTGAGCGGCTCAGAAACTCCATGCTCTCCAACACTGAACTGGCTATAAG GTTGATGCAGAGGGAACGATGGGACGGCAACATAGAGCACTTGAGGCTGCAGGCCAGAATGTTGTGTGGGAGTCAACCGAGCTGCCTCGCCGGCTGGAAGAT AGCTATAGCTGTTGAGAGGGAGCAGAAGGGAAGATCTGAG gtcCGGCGGCTCTATCAGAAAGCTCTCCAGAAACTGCCTCTGTGTGCCTCTCTGTGGAAAGAT CATCTGCTGTTTGAAGCCACTGCAGGAGGTAAAACTGATTCACTGAAAAAACTTGTTGACAAGTCCCAAGAGCTGGGAGTGAGTCTGAGTGAGCCGCTAAGCTTAGGCTCAAGCAGAGCAGAAGGATTGGAGCAGTGA